The genomic stretch AGTACAAGAGACTTCTTGAGATGTACGATGGTACTATCAAGAGCATCAAAGAGGGAGAAATAGTTTCGGGCGTGGTGCTGGGAGTTACCCGCGATGATGTGATTGTCGATGTCGGATTCAAATCGGAAGGAATCATTCCGATTTCGGAATTCATGGAGCCAATCAATATCGCCGTCGGGGACAAGATTGATGTCTATCTGGAGGAAATTGAAGACCAGAATGGTCAACTGATTCTTTCCAAGCAAAAAGCCGATTTCATGAGAGTCTGGGACCGGATACAAGAGGCTCATGATTCCGGCGAGTTGGTCAGCGGAAAAGTGGCGCGACGTATCAAGGGCGGTGTGGTGGTTGATATCATGGGAGTTGACGCCTTCCTGCCCGGTTCGCAGATAGCACTTCGCCAGGTGCCCGACTTTGACGCTCTTATCGGCACCTCGATGGATCTGAAGATAATCAAGCTGAATAAGAATCGGCGAAATATCGTCGTTTCCCGTCGGGTTGTTCTTGAAGAGGAACGGGAATCCAAAAAGGCGAATCTTCTCAAAGAGATAGCCGTTGGTCAGGTGCGTGAAGGTATTGTCAAAAACGTAACTGACTTTGGCGTTTTCATCGACCTTAACGGAGTTGATGGGCTTCTCCATATCACCGATATGTCGTGGGGACGAATCAAGCATCCCAGCGAAATGGTTTCATTAGGAGACCGGATTTCGGTTAAGATACTTGACTTTGACGAGAAAACCTCGCGCATCTCGCTTGGTTTAAAACAGCTGACCCCGTACCCGTGGGAGAATATTGAAGAGAAATACCCGATTGGCAAGAAAGTGACCGGCAAGGTCGTCTCCATTACCGATTACGGGGCATTCGTGGAGCTGGAGAAAGGGGTCGAGGGGCTTATTCATATCTCCGAAATGTCCTGGACTCAGCATATCAAACATCCCTCCAAGATAATGAATGTGGGGGATAAGATTGATGCGGTAGTGCTTTCAGTGGACAAGGAGAATGAAAAGATTTCTCTCGGTATCAAGCAGATGGAGCCGGACCCGTGGCACACGATAGAAAAGAAGTATCCGGCCGGCAAGATAGTAAGCGGTAAAGTCCGCAATCTGACCGCTTTCGGCGCCTTTGTGGAGCTGGAAGAGGGGATTGACGGGCTTATTCATATCAGCGATATGTCGTGGACTAAGCGGATTCAGCACCCTTCGGAACTGATGAAGAAGGGAGATAAGATAGAAGTCAAAATTCTTCGTATCGACCATGAGAATCGACGCATTTCTCTTGGATTTAAGCAGCTGAAAGAAGACCCCTGGCCCGAAATTTCGAAAAAGTACTCTATGGGAGCCGAGTGTCTCGGTACTATCTCACGGGTACTGGACCGGGGGGTGACGGTCGACCTTGACGGCGACGTGGAGGGATTTGTCCCGACGGCGCAGCTGGGGAAGCCGGACCTGGTCAATCCCGGAGATGTCTTCTCGGAAGGAGAGCAGATACCGCTTAAAGTGATTGAATTCGACCGCGCCTCACATAAGATAGTGCTTTCGGTTTCGGCATACTACAAAGACCGGGAGGATGCCGAGTATCAGCAGTATCTGACCAAACATCCGACCCGAACCGTTTCCATGGGAGAAGCGCTCGGTCAGGGTGGCGCCGGTGAAATGCCGACCACAGCGGAGCAGTTTCCTGAAGGACAGGAGCCTCCCGCCGTATGACCGGACAGACACGGCGATGAAGCGCGTTCTGTAAGACGAAAGTGGCCTTGTAAAAGGTCTGTGACATAAGGAAAGGCAGGAGCCACGGCTTCTGCCTTTTCGTTTGTCAATTTCTTAAGACAGCTGTTATTAGTCAGAAGGACAAATGAGTATAAGAGATATGACTCCGCGAGTTGCCTTTGAAACAATTGGTTGTCGTCTCAATCAGTATGAGACCGAAAGCATGGCGGCGCAGTTATCGCTGAAAGGTTTCAAGCGAGTCGCCTTCGAAGAAGAGGCGGACCTTTACATCATAAACACCTGCACCGTTACCGGCAGAGCCGATGCCAGCTGCCGTCGGGCGATTTCCGTTGCGGCGCGTCGCGACGGCAAAGCGCGGGTAGTCGTGGTCGGATGCCTGGTCAGCGCCACTCCCGAAGAGGTGGCAAGGCTGAACGGGGTTGACCTGATTATCAATAACAGGCAGAAAGACGATATTGTACAACTCTTGAGCCGAGAGTGGCCGGAGCTGTTTTCGGACCAAAGGGAAAAATCTCCAGCTCCCCTTCTTTCGGAATTTTATCAGCACAATCGCGCCTGGGTCAAGATTGGAGATGGGTGTAATCAGAACTGCTCCTATTGTATCGTCCCTCTGGTTCGGGGAAGGCTGGTCAATCGGCCGCCAAGAGAAATAATCGGTGAGATTGACTCGCTGGTTCGCTCGGGATATCGGGAAGTGGTACTGACCGGTGTTCATATCGGCGATTATTACTATGACAATATCTCGTCACTGACCGCCCTTCTGGAGACTATCCTGCGCGAAACGGCCGTGAGCCGGATAAGGCTATCGTCAATTGAACCGCAAGAGATAACATCAGAACTGATTGAATTCATAGCGAATAATAGTCCGCGGGTCTGCCGACATCTGCATCTGCCGCTTCAATCCGGCTCCAACCGGATTCTGAGACTGATGCATCGCCCCTACACCAGTGAAAAGTATCGGGATACAGCAAAGGTGATTAAGGACAGCATTGAGTATGTAACAATCGGGGCTGATGTCATTGTCGGATTTCCATCGGAAAGCGAGGATGATTTCGCGCAGACTGTTGCCCTGGCGGAGAGCGGGTTTCTGGATTATCTCCATGTCTTCTCATATTCCGACCGTAAGGGGACAGAAGCCTCGCAACTGGCGGGGAAACTGAAGCCCTTCATAATTAAGGAGCGCAATGAGACGCTGCGGAAAATTTCAAAAGCGTCTTATATGAAGGCGCTCAAGCGGCAATCGGGGAATATCCTCGGGGCGATTGCGGAGCGAAAATCAAAGAAGGGGGAAAATTGCTGGGGGATAACTGATAACTATCTTAAAATATCGATGCCGCCTTCAGAAGGAGACGAAAAAGAGATAGTTCCCCTGAAGGTCGATGCCATAGGTGACGGATTTCTGGTCGGCAGTCAAATTTCGAATTGATTCCATAAAAGATTCAGTCATTGCGGAATTTTTTGCCTTGAGTTAAGGAAAAGAATTCTGGAAAAGAGGGGCGCTCTAAATTATTTCCGGTTTCTACGATGGGCTAAGTTCTTTACTTTCACAGTCTTACGGCTTCCGTCCAAAATTGGGCACACCCCTTGCTCAACAGAACTTTGGAAAAATCTAATTTTTGTATTTGTGCCATGGCAGACAAGAAAGCAAAAGAGCAGGGTAAAGAGCCGGAGAAACCGGCAACGAGTGAGATAGTTGGCTTAGACAGTCCCGAGGGGAATGCTAAGAGCCCGTCCGGCGGAAATAGACTGAAAGGATTCCTGCTTCCCGCGGCGGTGGGGGCGGGACTATTCGCGCTGGCAATGGCGGTCTCTATGTTTCTTCAGAGTTCCCCCGAGCAAGGCGGGCAATCCATAGCGGCCGATTCCACCTCGGTCGCGGGCGATTCCGTTTCCGTTCCCGTGGTGACAGGGCTGTCTCCTGAAGAACTTCTCGTTATCGATTTTGATACCAATGAAGTGATGAAAGAACTGGCGTTTCTCGATTTCGATTTTGAAGAGAAGACTCCGGTTAAGCCGGAAGATTCCGCG from Candidatus Zixiibacteriota bacterium encodes the following:
- the rpsA gene encoding 30S ribosomal protein S1, whose product is MAKKTKTKKIKLVKKVETDPNHLVESAETESQEQIVTARRQRLSEKAAARVEVAPPPSPAEPATVASMKLTEIDSREYSPDEYKRLLEMYDGTIKSIKEGEIVSGVVLGVTRDDVIVDVGFKSEGIIPISEFMEPINIAVGDKIDVYLEEIEDQNGQLILSKQKADFMRVWDRIQEAHDSGELVSGKVARRIKGGVVVDIMGVDAFLPGSQIALRQVPDFDALIGTSMDLKIIKLNKNRRNIVVSRRVVLEEERESKKANLLKEIAVGQVREGIVKNVTDFGVFIDLNGVDGLLHITDMSWGRIKHPSEMVSLGDRISVKILDFDEKTSRISLGLKQLTPYPWENIEEKYPIGKKVTGKVVSITDYGAFVELEKGVEGLIHISEMSWTQHIKHPSKIMNVGDKIDAVVLSVDKENEKISLGIKQMEPDPWHTIEKKYPAGKIVSGKVRNLTAFGAFVELEEGIDGLIHISDMSWTKRIQHPSELMKKGDKIEVKILRIDHENRRISLGFKQLKEDPWPEISKKYSMGAECLGTISRVLDRGVTVDLDGDVEGFVPTAQLGKPDLVNPGDVFSEGEQIPLKVIEFDRASHKIVLSVSAYYKDREDAEYQQYLTKHPTRTVSMGEALGQGGAGEMPTTAEQFPEGQEPPAV
- the mtaB gene encoding tRNA (N(6)-L-threonylcarbamoyladenosine(37)-C(2))-methylthiotransferase MtaB gives rise to the protein MTPRVAFETIGCRLNQYETESMAAQLSLKGFKRVAFEEEADLYIINTCTVTGRADASCRRAISVAARRDGKARVVVVGCLVSATPEEVARLNGVDLIINNRQKDDIVQLLSREWPELFSDQREKSPAPLLSEFYQHNRAWVKIGDGCNQNCSYCIVPLVRGRLVNRPPREIIGEIDSLVRSGYREVVLTGVHIGDYYYDNISSLTALLETILRETAVSRIRLSSIEPQEITSELIEFIANNSPRVCRHLHLPLQSGSNRILRLMHRPYTSEKYRDTAKVIKDSIEYVTIGADVIVGFPSESEDDFAQTVALAESGFLDYLHVFSYSDRKGTEASQLAGKLKPFIIKERNETLRKISKASYMKALKRQSGNILGAIAERKSKKGENCWGITDNYLKISMPPSEGDEKEIVPLKVDAIGDGFLVGSQISN